Proteins co-encoded in one Brassica oleracea var. oleracea cultivar TO1000 chromosome C4, BOL, whole genome shotgun sequence genomic window:
- the LOC106338599 gene encoding uncharacterized protein LOC106338599, translated as MSVNPKTGKFGKPDPNAHAWANTAVFWDIEDCPIPGGMDPLTFLQNIKLALVNHGCHVNVSIMAYCDKNRSLEDFSLSDTSPITLVPTGDKYARIKKMFRDIFLWALANPQTSSVMVVITKSMPWHISDVPCDAFESRNYNLVLADPYAVGYVNSVWLSTSLFGGGNPIDLKERKDHRSPIML; from the exons ATGAGCGTAAACCCGAAAACCGGAAAATTCGGAAAACCCGATCCGAACGCTCATGCCTGG GCTAATACAGCCGTCTTCTGGGACATAGAGGACTGCCCAATACCTGGTGGTATGGATCCTCTTACGTTTCTTCAGAATATCAAATTAGCTCTTGTGAATCATGGTTGTCATGTTAACGTGTCAATTATGGCTTATTGTGACAAGAATAGGAGCCTTGAGGACTTCTCCCTCAGTGATACCTCACCCATCACCTTGGTACCCACAG GCGATAAATATGCGAGAATTAAGAAAATGTTTAGGGATATTTTTTTATGGGCACTGGCAAATCCCCAAACATCAAGTGTGATGGTGGTGATCACAAAAAGCATGCCATGGCACATTTCAGATGTTCCTTGTGATGCTTTTGAGTCAAGAAATTACAATCTTGTCTTAGCAGATCCTTATGCCGTCGGATATGTAAACTCTGTATGGCTTTCGACAAGCTTATTTGGTGGAGGCAACCCTATCGACCTAAAGGAAAGAAAGGATCATAGGTCGCCCATAATGCTTTAA